The Fluviicola sp. genome contains a region encoding:
- a CDS encoding SPFH domain-containing protein — protein sequence MKEMLLSYWWIGLIVICLILYKFILRFLFGMVIVPEDRIGLVTKKFVLFGEHKELPDGRIVAINGEAGFQAKTLAPGLYFGMWVWQYEITMEQFTVIPEGKIGLVLSKDGAEIPTGNILGRKVECDNFQDADMFLRNNGQRGRQTNYITAGSYRINTMLFQVSITEMVRIRESMVGIVTTLDGMPIEHGEIAGKAVTGHNNFQDFDTFLENGGNRGLQPTVILAGSYNLNPWALQVEETPMTEIPIGYVGVVISYIGHDGKDLTGIDFKHGNIVEKGSKGVWSEPFGPGKYPVNKYTMKVELVPTTNLVLNWAQARSESHNLDKNLSTITVRSKDGFPFNLDVSQIIHVPTNEAPKVIARFGNMVNLVTQVLEPTIGNYFRNSAQDSDVIAFLSTRKERQESAKEHIKKVLDEYNVNAVDTLIGDIVPPESLMKTLTDRKIAEEQKVTYETQKQAQETRQGMEKETAIADMQKDIVKAQQSVEIAERTANAAVKKAEGDASGVKLAVNAEAEATKMRALAEAEATRARAKADSEAVKLKADAEAERISKTGSAEASKILAVGKSTAEAYELAVKALGGENFTRYKITEELSKGNIKLIPDVLIGGNGQQGGSAMDGLLGLKLMEMMDPEKKRKPHRRSVSQQK from the coding sequence ATGAAAGAAATGTTACTTAGTTATTGGTGGATCGGATTGATTGTCATCTGTTTGATCCTCTACAAATTTATTTTACGCTTCCTGTTCGGAATGGTCATCGTTCCGGAAGACAGGATCGGATTAGTTACGAAAAAGTTCGTCTTGTTTGGCGAACACAAAGAGCTTCCGGATGGACGCATTGTTGCCATCAACGGGGAAGCAGGTTTCCAGGCTAAAACACTTGCTCCGGGATTGTATTTCGGAATGTGGGTGTGGCAGTATGAAATCACCATGGAACAATTTACGGTGATTCCGGAAGGAAAAATCGGGTTGGTACTTTCGAAGGATGGTGCTGAAATCCCGACTGGGAACATCCTCGGACGTAAAGTAGAATGTGATAATTTCCAGGACGCAGACATGTTCCTGAGAAATAACGGACAGCGTGGTCGTCAAACAAACTACATCACGGCGGGTTCATACCGTATCAACACGATGTTGTTCCAGGTATCGATTACGGAAATGGTGCGCATCCGCGAAAGCATGGTGGGTATCGTAACGACTTTGGATGGTATGCCGATCGAACACGGAGAAATCGCAGGTAAGGCAGTTACCGGGCACAACAACTTCCAGGATTTCGATACGTTCCTCGAAAATGGAGGAAACCGCGGTTTGCAGCCGACAGTCATTTTGGCAGGATCGTATAACCTGAACCCATGGGCGCTGCAGGTGGAAGAAACTCCGATGACAGAAATTCCGATCGGATACGTGGGAGTAGTGATCTCATACATCGGTCACGATGGAAAAGACCTGACTGGAATCGACTTCAAACACGGGAACATCGTAGAAAAAGGAAGCAAAGGTGTGTGGTCCGAACCGTTTGGCCCGGGAAAATACCCGGTAAATAAATACACCATGAAAGTGGAATTGGTACCTACAACGAACCTCGTATTGAACTGGGCACAGGCACGCAGCGAATCGCACAACCTGGATAAGAACCTGTCTACGATCACCGTGCGTTCGAAAGACGGTTTCCCGTTCAACCTGGATGTTTCCCAGATCATTCACGTTCCTACCAATGAGGCTCCGAAAGTCATTGCGCGTTTCGGGAATATGGTGAACCTGGTAACACAGGTATTGGAACCAACGATCGGTAACTACTTCCGTAACTCGGCGCAGGACAGCGATGTGATTGCTTTCTTGTCAACACGTAAGGAAAGACAGGAATCTGCCAAAGAACACATCAAGAAAGTGTTGGACGAATACAACGTAAACGCGGTAGATACCCTGATCGGTGACATCGTGCCGCCGGAATCTTTGATGAAGACGCTGACCGACCGTAAGATCGCGGAAGAGCAGAAAGTGACTTACGAAACCCAGAAACAGGCACAGGAAACGCGCCAGGGGATGGAGAAAGAAACCGCGATTGCCGATATGCAGAAAGACATCGTAAAAGCACAGCAAAGTGTGGAAATTGCGGAACGCACAGCGAACGCAGCGGTGAAAAAAGCAGAAGGGGATGCATCCGGGGTGAAATTGGCCGTGAATGCAGAAGCGGAAGCAACGAAAATGCGTGCATTGGCAGAAGCAGAAGCTACAAGAGCCCGCGCGAAAGCAGATTCGGAAGCCGTGAAATTGAAAGCAGATGCGGAAGCGGAACGCATTTCGAAAACCGGTTCGGCAGAAGCGAGCAAGATCCTGGCGGTCGGTAAATCTACAGCGGAAGCTTACGAATTGGCCGTAAAAGCATTGGGTGGAGAAAACTTTACGCGATACAAGATCACGGAAGAGCTTTCCAAAGGAAACATCAAGTTGATCCCGGATGTGTTGATCGGTGGAAACGGACAACAGGGCGGATCAGCAATGGATGGCCTCCTGGGTTTGAAACTGATGGAAATGATGGATCCGGAAAAGAAACGGAAGCCCCACAGAAGATCAGTAAGCCAGCAGAAATAA
- a CDS encoding OmpA family protein, which produces MKSLVLLTVVIFSVAFCRAQNEVRKDSITASFAYNQSEILDAEKLLSQLEKMDASSLTLIRLVGYTDSTGSLKRNKALASDRIRSVERLLNNSGLNRVKVETLNANETSGFRTAPDVLNRRVDLLVYGKITVTKPKLTVELNTPLNLNINFVGGKSEFLTSSYPNLEELKNLMLEDSTLQLKLHGHVCCDNDMPLSIKRAEAVMNFLVQNGIDPKRMSAQGFSNTMELVPDNSEEHMSMNRRVEAIFYRKAE; this is translated from the coding sequence ATGAAATCACTTGTACTTTTAACTGTTGTCATCTTTTCCGTCGCTTTTTGCCGTGCGCAAAACGAAGTTCGTAAGGATTCGATCACAGCCTCTTTTGCCTACAATCAATCCGAAATCCTGGATGCAGAAAAGCTACTGTCCCAATTGGAAAAGATGGATGCTTCTTCGCTAACCCTTATCCGGTTGGTCGGATATACGGATTCCACCGGGTCCCTGAAAAGAAACAAAGCACTGGCCAGCGACAGGATCCGTTCCGTTGAACGGTTATTGAACAATTCCGGGTTGAACCGGGTGAAGGTGGAAACCCTGAATGCGAATGAAACTTCCGGTTTCCGAACTGCTCCTGATGTATTGAACCGGCGCGTAGATCTGTTGGTGTATGGGAAGATCACCGTTACAAAACCCAAATTGACTGTTGAGTTAAATACACCGCTAAACCTGAATATCAATTTTGTGGGTGGAAAATCGGAATTTTTGACGAGTTCTTATCCGAATTTGGAAGAACTCAAAAACCTGATGCTGGAAGACAGCACGCTTCAATTGAAATTACACGGTCATGTTTGCTGTGATAACGATATGCCGCTGTCTATAAAGCGTGCAGAAGCCGTGATGAATTTCCTGGTGCAAAACGGCATAGATCCAAAACGGATGTCGGCACAAGGATTCAGTAATACCATGGAATTAGTTCCCGACAATTCGGAAGAGCACATGTCCATGAACCGCCGGGTGGAAGCTATCTTCTACAGGAAAGCAGAATAG
- a CDS encoding T9SS type A sorting domain-containing protein, with amino-acid sequence MKKLLIIACISGSLTGFSQDPEKKGICSASIQLFHANGTDWTASDHFRLDGFNVNNPLSYGAFHIDMDVTVDSLTYEITLPFGDSLQYTAYWHADGMCVNVDTSEVNHLITVLEGDLFPITYEGYYSPLYYDLSQEAYIVSPCLFKIQKGTLKPYFIRVNFQDPPQPETPLTIPEVTNDISIWLSNENTLTVKADQHVIWEINFYSLSGQVIQKSQMEGSQDVDISNLSKGCYIARISSENGLRKQLKFIR; translated from the coding sequence ATGAAGAAACTACTTATAATCGCATGTATCTCCGGTTCATTAACAGGATTTTCCCAGGATCCGGAGAAAAAGGGAATTTGTTCGGCATCGATTCAGTTATTTCATGCCAATGGAACGGATTGGACCGCCAGTGATCATTTTCGCCTGGATGGTTTTAATGTCAATAATCCGCTTTCCTACGGCGCTTTTCACATTGATATGGATGTCACCGTTGATTCGCTTACTTATGAAATCACGTTACCTTTCGGAGATTCGCTGCAATATACGGCTTACTGGCATGCAGACGGTATGTGTGTGAATGTGGATACTTCAGAAGTAAATCACTTGATTACCGTTTTGGAAGGTGATCTGTTCCCGATAACGTATGAAGGGTATTATTCTCCTCTTTATTACGATTTATCACAGGAAGCTTACATTGTGAGCCCATGCTTGTTTAAAATTCAGAAGGGCACTTTAAAACCGTATTTCATCCGTGTAAATTTCCAGGATCCGCCGCAACCGGAAACTCCACTTACTATTCCGGAGGTTACCAATGACATTTCCATATGGTTGAGTAATGAAAATACACTCACTGTAAAAGCAGATCAACATGTGATTTGGGAAATTAACTTCTACTCTTTATCCGGACAAGTGATCCAAAAAAGCCAAATGGAAGGTTCTCAGGACGTAGATATTTCCAATTTGTCAAAAGGCTGCTACATTGCCCGTATTTCCTCGGAAAATGGCTTAAGAAAGCAGTTGAAATTCATCCGGTAA
- a CDS encoding methylated-DNA--[protein]-cysteine S-methyltransferase codes for MDSDFSYQSPRMDLLFRTLKWMLDSQQIGVTIEELSKHLGLGEWETQHLFQEYLGKDPIRFVQDAFAPSLARVDKQQAQISIFDSFDEEPEKPASHIDLDIQIVEESPEEVYYSIFPYFLGNVFIASHESGICQLTFEDAEVGSIRLRRAFPKSTVKEERTELHELAYQALMSYFVKTEDLPVIPVAVKATPFQVRVWNELQLLAKSELVTYEDLARKLHDPGVSKAIGAAVGANPVALLIPCHRVVRQSGKIGTFRWGSWRKQILLAIEK; via the coding sequence ATGGATTCCGATTTTTCATACCAGTCTCCCCGCATGGATTTGTTGTTCAGGACCCTGAAATGGATGCTTGATTCACAGCAAATTGGGGTTACGATAGAAGAATTGTCTAAACACCTGGGATTGGGAGAATGGGAAACGCAACACTTATTCCAGGAATATTTGGGCAAAGATCCCATCCGTTTTGTACAGGATGCTTTTGCACCGTCTTTGGCCCGCGTGGATAAACAACAAGCCCAGATTTCCATCTTTGATTCGTTTGACGAAGAGCCTGAAAAACCGGCATCACACATTGACCTGGATATTCAGATCGTGGAGGAATCTCCGGAAGAAGTGTATTACTCAATCTTTCCTTATTTTTTGGGAAATGTGTTTATTGCAAGTCATGAATCGGGGATTTGTCAATTGACTTTTGAAGATGCGGAAGTGGGTTCGATCCGTTTGAGAAGAGCTTTTCCGAAAAGCACCGTCAAAGAGGAAAGAACGGAACTGCATGAACTGGCTTACCAGGCTTTGATGAGTTATTTTGTCAAAACGGAAGATCTTCCAGTGATTCCGGTAGCGGTGAAAGCAACGCCGTTCCAGGTTCGCGTTTGGAATGAACTTCAACTGCTTGCTAAGTCGGAATTGGTTACGTATGAAGACCTGGCACGGAAACTCCATGATCCGGGCGTTTCAAAGGCTATTGGAGCAGCTGTCGGTGCAAATCCGGTCGCTTTATTGATTCCCTGTCACCGGGTAGTCCGTCAGAGCGGTAAAATAGGTACGTTCCGCTGGGGAAGCTGGCGCAAGCAAATTTTACTGGCAATTGAAAAGTAA
- a CDS encoding T9SS type A sorting domain-containing protein, producing the protein MMKTTTLLIVLLCLKTSWGQIQYRPMPETDATWIQAQFLYSIGGHEHQTITTAVYITGDTVINGLTYVKIGSHGTYKWMDGFGTQNPSTGGGPIAHSTGYFRQDIVQKKVFIWNSPNQTDELLYDFGSLVIGQPYPETVTNYNYPNLLVMGQDSVQLMDGNYYKRWVLGTNSQDSAYVSVIEGVGGTSGFNTPIYPVFEQESHLLCHKVGTQQLYEDWRGNILPPEYSEDCSRTLALEQKDEIKLIIFPNPANSNVSIQSNGLIRSVEICNLNGQSLIRHENSNKDNELSLDLNNLKQGVYLARILSADGHTMMRQIQLIR; encoded by the coding sequence ATGATGAAAACCACAACTCTACTCATTGTCCTGCTTTGCCTGAAAACCAGCTGGGGACAAATTCAATACCGTCCTATGCCGGAAACAGATGCAACCTGGATACAGGCACAGTTTCTATACAGCATCGGTGGTCACGAACACCAAACAATCACGACGGCTGTTTATATCACCGGTGATACGGTCATAAACGGCTTGACTTATGTGAAAATCGGAAGTCACGGAACATATAAGTGGATGGACGGATTTGGTACGCAAAATCCAAGTACAGGCGGCGGGCCGATTGCTCACTCAACCGGTTATTTCCGTCAGGATATCGTGCAAAAAAAAGTGTTTATCTGGAATTCCCCGAATCAAACAGACGAGCTACTTTACGATTTCGGGAGTTTGGTGATCGGCCAACCTTACCCGGAAACCGTTACCAATTACAATTATCCGAACCTGTTGGTCATGGGTCAGGATTCCGTGCAATTGATGGATGGTAATTACTACAAACGCTGGGTTTTGGGAACAAACTCACAAGACTCCGCTTATGTTTCCGTGATTGAAGGTGTTGGTGGCACGAGTGGATTCAATACGCCGATATATCCGGTTTTTGAGCAGGAATCTCATTTATTGTGTCACAAGGTAGGAACTCAGCAGCTTTATGAAGACTGGCGAGGCAATATCCTTCCTCCGGAATATTCCGAAGATTGTTCGCGGACACTTGCATTAGAACAAAAAGACGAAATCAAGCTGATTATTTTTCCGAATCCGGCAAACTCAAACGTTTCTATTCAATCAAACGGGTTGATCCGGTCAGTGGAAATCTGCAATCTGAATGGTCAATCACTGATTCGTCACGAGAACAGCAACAAGGACAATGAACTAAGTCTGGATCTGAATAATTTGAAGCAAGGTGTTTATCTGGCGCGGATTTTATCCGCAGATGGACATACGATGATGCGACAAATCCAATTGATCAGATAA
- the atpG gene encoding ATP synthase F1 subunit gamma, whose translation MPNLKEIRNRITSVGSTMQITSAMKMVSAAKLKRAQDAITQMRPYAEKLQEILGNLTASLDISENALAAARPVENVLIIAITSNRGLCGGFNNNIIKRVNLAINEEYANANVSLLALGKKAKDAFKRSNMYFETSGTGIVDDIFADLSFGNVSVIADFAMKSFLEKKFDKVVVIYNSFINAASQEVVEEQLLPIVPTEQKDDKQAGDYIFEPSKEEIVEELIPKTLKIQLFKALLDSNASEHGARMTAMHKATDNAKELQRSLKLSYNKARQAAITNEILEIVGGAEALNG comes from the coding sequence ATGCCAAATTTAAAGGAAATACGAAATCGAATTACTTCAGTAGGATCTACGATGCAGATTACTTCTGCAATGAAGATGGTTTCTGCTGCGAAATTAAAGCGTGCACAGGATGCCATTACTCAAATGCGTCCGTATGCTGAGAAATTGCAGGAGATCCTGGGTAATTTGACAGCTTCGTTGGATATTTCGGAAAATGCACTGGCTGCTGCACGTCCTGTTGAAAACGTTTTGATCATTGCCATTACTTCCAATCGCGGATTGTGTGGTGGTTTCAATAACAACATCATCAAGCGAGTAAACCTGGCAATCAACGAAGAGTATGCAAATGCAAATGTGAGCCTTCTTGCTTTAGGTAAAAAGGCAAAAGATGCATTCAAGCGCTCAAACATGTATTTCGAAACTTCCGGGACCGGAATTGTCGATGACATTTTTGCAGATCTGAGTTTCGGAAATGTTTCCGTAATTGCCGATTTTGCAATGAAATCATTCCTGGAAAAGAAGTTCGATAAAGTAGTTGTGATTTACAACAGCTTCATCAATGCAGCTTCCCAGGAAGTAGTGGAAGAGCAGTTGTTGCCAATTGTTCCGACAGAACAAAAAGACGACAAACAAGCCGGAGATTACATCTTCGAACCTTCGAAAGAAGAGATCGTAGAAGAGTTAATCCCGAAAACGTTAAAAATCCAATTGTTCAAAGCATTGTTGGATTCAAACGCATCCGAGCACGGAGCGCGTATGACAGCGATGCACAAAGCAACGGATAATGCCAAGGAGTTACAGCGTAGTTTGAAATTAAGCTACAACAAAGCCCGCCAGGCTGCCATTACAAACGAGATCTTAGAGATCGTTGGTGGTGCGGAAGCATTGAACGGGTAA